From Neoarius graeffei isolate fNeoGra1 chromosome 27, fNeoGra1.pri, whole genome shotgun sequence:
CATCATCTCATGTGGATCGTAATATATGTCCTTTATTGCAATTTTTTTCTTGCACACTACTATTGGCTTATGTGTCCTACTCTAGGATATGTCTACCTCATAATACGTTACATAGTTTAAAGAGTATATTACCAATAATTTCACTATGTATAGCTCTTTGGAGGTAACGAGAAAGCTTGAATTAAATTAATCTCTCAAATATTAGTGAACTTGATTATAACTCTGGTGATATAATTAAGCTGAACATAATATAAACTGCCTGGATGAATAAAGTGTACATAATAGAGGATAGATCACAGCGAGTAGAGGTTTTCGGTATCATTCTCACTGTCAAATCTGTTAAAATTTAGACTTGTTATGAATTTATATCAACTCCCTGGAGCTGTTTGATACTAAAATGTCATCTTATGACTTTATAAATAAATGATTATAGAGAAATGTCATGATGATATGAGGAAAAAaatgagttttttttcttttgaaatgAAGGAAGTAAACGTCAAAAGTTCAAGTACAGCAACAAAGTAATCGTGCTCTGTTACTTTCTACATCTGACATCTGTGCATAATGTGATATTAAGGAAGAAATTCGTCAAATCTATTCCTGTCTAGGAGATTAAGAGGGACGAGGTCGTTTTAGATTAGTCTTGATAAATCAGGTGTAGACCTGTCTGTGTATGGGCTTAACAACGGACCGAAGTTTAGAACTAACAGACAGATCTGCCTGCAAACATGTGAGTGCCCTTTCTCAAGTTCAGCAAAAAGATCATGCAACGATCACATGCTAATTCTGTCTCAAGCAAGTTTTTAACTCAGTATTAAGGCTTTCTAATACTTCAGCTGACTCATACACCATCTTACTATTCGTCATGATTCGTCATTTGAACTGCGGTCAAAAAAGTCCCTTTAGTTTTTTCCATGAAGAACATTACATCATCTCTCCCCAAGAAGAAATCATCAGCAACTGTACTAATACATTACAAAACACACCCTTTCCATCATTATTGTGTCTGGTTGTGCAGTAACACCAAATGACAATTTAGTTTATCAAAACACATTAAAACAGAATAAGTGCAAAGTGAAAGTGTCGTCCCGTCCCCCCGCCTTGGATTTTTAGTTTTGTTTAAGTAAAGTAAAGTAACataaagtaaagtaaagtaaagtaaagtaaagtaaagtaaagtaaatTTCCCTTATTGAGGATTTTTAATGTTTCAAGCAGCCAGCAAAAAGTATATTAGCCTAAAATAGTCAACTTTGTTATGGTGTTTAATGAACTATGATACCGGGCTCTTAAATCTACTgcagacagaaaaataagtaaaaaTATATGATCACAAAATGCACAAGGCATAGCGgcataaattacaaaaaaaaagtcaatattttaaAGTGATCCATGATTTGAAAATAAGTGTCGAactcaaatgaatgaatgaatgaatgaatgaatacagtaTCATGCAAAGGCACATACAAAGAAATGGCTTCATAAATAAAGAAATTAAAAGTATCTACATTTAAAAACAGCACTGTAAAGAGCAGCAAACAGTCATAAATGAAACCAAGTTAATATTTAGTGTGATGAGcctttgcttaaaaaatagtctgaggtacaattggtgcagttttataaggaaatgagctttttttatgtttttttttttctgaaaagtgctgtcttacagaatatgctgctttctttactgacatacaaacattgtTGTGGAACATTACTTTTGTGCAGGAAAACTAATGCttggaatctaaaatgttttgtttGTACTGACTCCATAATGTTGAAGTCATAAATGAAAAATCTATCACAAAGCTTgtagtaaaaaaaagaaaagaaaaaaggtgcctaaacttttgcacaggactgtatgtcGTACACTGGTAATACAATAACCAAAATGTTATGCAATATTACATTTGAATTATGAAATGCAGTCTAATATGGCACAATATTTTTCCAGAAACCAAACTGACGTGAGTAATATAATTAGAAGTGTCATCTGTTCAAAACGTATAATCATGCGTGGCACGTCAGGATTACCCCAGTGCTCTGTGATTACCTTGCATTTCCGCCCGTCCACGGTTTCCTCATTGAACTCCTGTCCGATCTGAAAGTTGATTTCCGTGGTTCTGACGGTGGTCGAGGTCTTGATGTAGAACTGTTCTCCATTCTGACGGATTTCCACTGACGGCTTGGACGCCGCAGTACAGGCCACTTTCCTTAGCATGGCATTCACCCCTACATATAACATGAAACAATCTAAAACACACTATACGTATATAACATACAATTTATACCCCAGAGCTGTtggattcttgaatctgattggtcagatggtggATTAAATGTTTCACAACACGGTAGTACGGACAGTAGTTTGGCTGCAAAGCAAATCACTGGTTTCTATAACGTACTTCTAATCTGTTATTTGTATTGAAACAATTAATTCACCGAGACTTGCATGGCTAACGTAAACTGTTTTTATAACATATGTTGTTAATTTGGTCAGGAAATATTTATTTAGCATTATTAGAAGAGGTCTTTAACTTCAAGAGAGTAAAAGACTCTGGTgtaggaacaactgtttataactTTTATAATGTAAGTGAAAACGGGAAATAGATTGCTTTGTGGATGTTCCACACCATTAAACataacaataaatggataaaaagtacaatgtaAAGCATAATagtgaataatttaaaaaaaatagtgttcatgttggcAAATTGTGGTAGGAATAAAACACGTCAGGACGTGCTGGGATTGAAGAATAAACACGCCATCGTcatgtcgttgattattttccaaattGTGTCATAAAATCGGATTAAAAATTACAGGTAAAAAGATTCCTGTAACATTGAACCAAACCATATTAAGGTACTGCGAAATATTAAAAGACGGTAGTTCAAGACTATTCTTGAGTTTGTCTTTCCTGAATGTACTTCATGCTCGGTACAATTATGTGATTTGTCTTTTCTACGCAGAGGGAAGATATACATCATTTTTGTGGTGCTTTTGTTGACCGAGAATGAAAAACGAGAACTATGTAACATGATTGACACATTTTTCTCAGCCGTAAGTCGGGTTCATGGTTTTTCAGTGCATGCCAGTGGTGTGTAAGTTTCTGCATAAAAATCCATCAACCCACCACAGAGCAGATCGTTATCAGCAGATGTTGCCAATATGGCGATGCAATGACAAGGCGTTGACTGGAAGGAATGTCATGGCTCTTGGCTTTTTTGTTCTCATTGCACTTCAATAGATTTCCACACAAGATGATTATGAACTTACAGGCTTTTGGTGCACAGTTCTGCTCGAAACGGTGCGGCCTCTTTATAGGGTTGTTATGGTCGTTCAAAGTGAGTTCCTTCCCCTTAAAACCTTCTTTAATCCAAAACAATGGAAAGCGTGGGGAGCCGCATTGGGTGCAATTTGGAAGTGCAACCTTCAATTTTCCAAATTAATCAGCTTGAGCTCAAGAACTTGTGCTGAGCCATCAACCCAAAAATATTGGGGTGTGACACTTAAATACATATTGCTGTTTAGAGCACAAACTTTATGAGTTTAACCAGAAAACGGTCCTCATTAGCTAAATGAACGGACACACAAAAGCACATCAGCATTTCATTAAGCCTCGCACGATgaagttttttcttcttcttcttccaaatAATCTTTGTCTCTTTCAAAACTAAACAAAATATCAGTGTTAATTTTGACTGTTTTTTCCTTCCCAGAGCCAAAAACTTCTTTCCTTCTTTAAACTGAGAATTTGAATAAGAATGAAATGTGCTTCCAAAGAAACAAAGGCAGTGCAACAGGCTGAGAATAATAGTGATTTACTCTTCACACTACTTAATCCCTGAATATGCAACTGAAAAACCAAGAGGACAGGAGATGTCACCGGCCAGACAGAGAGGAAACAAATGATTCACAGAGCGGTCACAGGCTCCTGAATGCAAGCACCAAAAGAGTAGAATAAACCAGAAAAAAAAGGGGATCTGATTTCATACTTACCGAGGGCTTTGAGGAGCTCTTCGAAATTTTCACTGCTTTTCATCTTCCAGGTCCCTGCAAAGTTAGGCATCTTTAGTTTTTATCCTGTTTAAGCTACTTGATAAAAAGCAAAAATGGTGAAACTGTTTAgttggattttttaaaaaaaatctgtggaAGTATCAGAGCCTGGCACGCcttccttcttttctttcttcttttcttattCTTGccctctcatccaccctctctctgtctctctgtctcagtgTGTTGTGCTCTGCTGGACCACTAGTGAAGACAGGGTGTGTGGGACGAACGTCACAGCGTCCCTCCCTCCTCCTCCCCTCCCTGATGCACTGCCTTATGAGTCCCCATCTTTTATTGTTTTTCCTGTCCACTTATTAAAACTGAGCCTGCTGTAAATGTATACGAGATGGTCAGGACTTTGTCTGAAGATGGGGGAAAAAATCCACAGAAAGGGAAATTTCATTATGTAtggaaatggaaattttatatcGGGAAATTCCTGGTTTTAAATCAATTATGCATGGAAGTATATTGAATCATGTCGAGTCTGTTTTCCAGACATAGATTTAGTATTTTGGGTCTAAATTATGAACTCAAAACCTTGGTGTAAGATCATGCTTTATTCTTTGTAGGGATTTTTTGGAAAAGGGCCTTATTCCATTTTTGACTTATTCTTTAATACATTTCCCAGGACAAACAGTTTATTCGAGCCCCCTCCTCCCGAGCACAGAGGAATGGGAATGATGGGAAAAGGTGCCCCAGGAAATACAggaagaatcagagagagagagagagaaactgaagCCCACCCTCCTCTCCTGTCTGATTTGTTCCTTTTCTGACAGCGCTTCATTTATCTCCTTGACAAACTGCCTCCTGGACAGCACTTGATAATAAATGTAGAGTGAGGCCAGAGAGCACTTTGTCTTTCCCCCAGGAAGTGTTCAAGAAAAAGAAAGCATCCATCTACACACATTCAGCCTCATCAGCTGCAGCGTGTCCCATTAATCAATAGGTTTGATTCGGATCGTCAGATGTTCTTTGTGTTTTCTCGCTTTTGTTTTTAAAAGGGAAGGGAAGTGAACGTGCTACAGTGAACGTGCCACAAATGGAGTCTCGAGCTGCTGATTTACATATGTATAACAGCATATGCTAAACCTCAAAACTTTCTTCGAAACCACGTTACTTAACATAAAAACAGACCACAGTTCTGTTGAatcctcaggtttttttttttttttttacattttctgtaCTGCTTTCTCAGAAAAGCTACATGTTGCATTTTATCTTGTTAATGTCCAAAGAGAAATGAAGAGAGCTCGATGAGCaagcgactgtttatagctgctataacgtaagcgaACTCGTTTTTGCAGACGTTCGGTCAAATTCAATAATTAAACAAATAAATAGAACATTGTCAGCGTTGGCAAACTGCTGTGCTACAATAAGAACAACACGTTCAAGCGCATCCTGGaaatggaaaataatcaacttcagggtgttaACCGTAACTTGctttgttgttgattattttcctgaaagagctgcctttattctatccacattcactgaatatgagcaatcgtgctctctgattggttactctactacgaggatatcagctcatataccatgagtagagaaaaacaaaatggcggagcgtgttgccgaaccaaccgaggacgaaataaaaactactcgaaaacaacgccccccccccccaaaaaaaagcaacaaaatataaaataaaagtatttgatggtaagaatgtatattttttatttttcaagaattattatagcatttttcacaatttgctACTGTCTTTTCGcaagtttgtttacgttctaagcggaaatggttttgtcggacgctttgtattaagtttttattgatcgaatttgcaaaaaataaaaatgctctgtttctcaaaatccagtgaatgtcgatagaacatagaacagttattccactcaatcttgtcgtacatggctgaaagcgctatcagctcatgtacgactcgattttgtggaataacttaagtgTATtggatttattgtattttttttgtgtgtttgtatcGTCATAGTAATAATACTAAATATATTTGGATGCCATTTTTGGATTCACAAGCTTCTAGTCGCATTGACAGACCTCAGCTGGACGTTCACACACAATCTTCAGATTAATCCACAACCCTGTCACTGACTAATGGAGGACATCCATCACCCATGAATCTCCAAAAAAGAGACGTGACCTTCTGTGTCAAGCCCTTATCTCCTATAATATCACACTTATTAAGTGTGTGCGTGTGCTATTCAGGGCATCTGGTACAACTGTTGTCCTGTATTGAGTCATTTATAATGCTTGTGGGTGTATAGATTAAGCCCCAGGCTTTCCAGCCAGCAGGAGCCCTGACTACACATTGATCTGATGGAAAGCATTGTGTTAATGTTTCTCTTTATCATTTCTCTGTGCTCTGTGCTGACCTTAGGCTAATCACTGACCGAAACATCAGGCCTTCCCATCACTCATTCAGTACAGTCACGTTTATCCTGTTGTAATATTCAGTTACAGCCAAAAAGAAACTTTAAAAAGTGTGTTAATAGCTGTGTAGTGTATCAaatattattctatccgcatgcactggatatgagcagtcacacactgattggctactctactacgaagatatagaccccttcgcagtaaacgtcattcatacgtaagaggaaattgcgcgcgcagcctggactcaaaaaagactcagcgatgcctagttgttgtgttgtcgggtgtcagaatcgtagcagtgatggggttaaaatgttcagaattccagcaggatctcacccattccaaaaaaatcgccgacttctatgactacaagccatcaaacgtgtagactgggatgaaagcaccatcaaaaatgcgcgggtttgcagcgcccacttcatcacaggtaagatcaggctatttattaaatctttcttttttattctttctagtcttcgtttattgatgtagcaaaaatactttggtaacgtttgtctgattagctgggtcatagttacacaatgtaatgaatattgttagcatgctaacttagctttgcatgcaattttgtttgtaggagaggtctcgcttgactcaagcagtccagattttgtgccatcgttatttgtgtatgccgaaaatcacaattttaaagcaaggatggaaaggtaaaattgtgtgccctcactctaaatgccaacttacattgactgctctaacctagctcccgccccgttcagtttcatttctgctctctgcctctcgctttttacgcagctctgatttctcttagctgcactctttacactatcattcctttcatgccgttacctcctgcaaattgctgtttagtgttgggatttgctgttgtagctaaagccacattgccatcacatcactggcataatttgattaaaacaaaatgaatatgaatgtcccattgttaatcaagttgtacatgcccgcacataacataatcatatgcgtctaaagacttgtaggcacgaagtttttcgtgggtgtacactgaagtcttgtcaataaggtacgagtatatatctggccattgtataccagggaacttactaacatcgtccgtccactctttaattaaatgcggatccggtaggcgatgtccacttgttagagttaacttatttatgtagcattctcgatcttgtaacgacaattgttttgcataatctgacggctcataatgccggtctatgggcagcgccattgtttctgagtccaggctgcgtgcgcaacctggcaacggtcggtttgtttacaaacatgcgaaggggtctataccgtgggtagagaaaaacaaaatggcggagcgtgtcgctgagccaaccgaggacgaaataaaaactctactcgaaaacaaccccccccccaaaaaaaacaacaaaaaagcaacaaaatatggaatgaaagtgtttgatggtaagaacatatccttttttgttgttgttgcttttcaagaattattattatagcatttttcacaaattgctgctgtcctttcgccggtttgtttacattctaagcggaaatgattttgttggacgttttgtataaagtttttatttatccattttgcaaaaaatgaaaataaaaaatgctctgtttctcaaattccagtgaatatggatagaataaaacaagtattccgctcaatcttgtcgtacattgcttatagccaactcaacgctacgtgcctcgtcagctatcggctcatgtacgacttgatttcgtggaataactgttaagtgttTCAGTTCAATTTATATTTTTGAAGCAAGATTATATATCTTCTTCCCTTCTTCTGCAATGAAGCAAGCAATGATGAGGACTCCAGTACTAGAGACAGTGACAAGTCATGGCCATGGAATGAAAGAGATGAAAATGAACACTGTGTATTCGAAGGGTTTACTGCAAGTCAAAGGCTTTTCATTATCTATTGATCCTTCAATCTAGTATTTTATTGCAGTTTAAACACTATTAGTTCCACAGACAAATCCATAAGATACAGAATGGCAATTAAATACGGAAAATTTAGTACATTGGCTGGCACAGTGATGCAGCGTGTAGTGTTGTCGCCTCCCTGGTTCCTTCCTGAGCTTGAGTTCTGCGTCGAGTTATTGTGAAGAACATCCCCATGTTCCACgtctccaggttctccagtttcctcccactgcAGTGTTCCTGGGATTCACTCTGGATCCACGACCAGTATGAccaaaataaatctcatctcatcatctctagccgctttatccttctacagggtcgcaggcaagctggagcctatcccagctgactacgggcgaaaggcggggtacaccctggacaagtcgccaggtcatcacagggctgacacatagacacagacaaccattcacacctacggtcaatttagagtcaccagttaacctaaccagcatgtctttggactgtgggggaaaccggagcacccggaggaaacccacacggacacggggagaacatgcaaactccgcacagaaaggccctcgctggccccggggctcgaacccaggaccttcttgctgtgaggcgacagcgctaaccactacaccaccgtgccaccaccaaAATAAATGTTTACTTAAAATGAATGAATTGATCTTCTTcaatgttctgcctgatggcaggtctgcttcaacggcttcagccatcaaagattCTAGAGAAGAATTACAGCAGTGGTTTTCTGTTGCCTttgactggattattatagaggttttctcctctgaaccactcacacctatggccaatttagagtagccagttagcctaaccgcatgtctttggactgtgggggaaacccacataaacacagggagaacatgcaaactccacacagaaaggctgctgggctccaacccagaacattcctgctgtgaggcaacagtgctaaccactacaccacagtgctgccaaTGAATTCATACTTACACAAATTTCGAGTCTGAGATCTGAAATAACTAGTTACGTATTTGTCTTTATTGAGTcactttgagggcggcacggtggtgtagtggttagcactgtcgcctcacagcaagaaggttccgggttcgagcccagtggctgacgagggcctttctgtacggagtttgcatgttctccccgtgtctgtccgggtttcctccgggtgctccgggttcccccacagtccaaagacatgcaggttaggttaactggtgactctaaattgaccgtaggtgtgaatgtgagtgtgaatggttgtctgtgtctatgtgtcagccctgcgatgatctggcaacttgtccagggtgtaccccgcctttcacctgtagtcagctgagataggctccagcttgcctgcgacactgtacaggataagcggttacggatgatggatggagtcACTTTGATGAATCACTTGTATTTTCATCTATCTTCACGAActcctttatcctgatcagggtgaATCCAGGGCCTATTTCAGGAATACTGGATTCAAGTAAGCTGTAATAcaccttattctatccacattcactagatatgagcagttgcatgctctgattggctactctactccaaggctatcagctcatataccgtgagtagagaaaaacaaaatggtggagcgcatcaagtcagatatatcactttgttatcaagtatttaaaagaaacagaaatagctaagggcggcacggtggtgtagtggttagcgctgtcgcctcacagcaagaaggtccgggttcgagccccctggccggcgagggcctttctgtgcggagtttgcatgttctccccgtgtccgcgtgggtttcctccgggtgctccggtttcccccacagtccaaagacatgcaggttaggttaactggtgactctaaattgaccgtaggtgtgaatgtgagtgtgaatggttgtctgtgtctatgtgtcagccctgtgatgacctggtgacttgtccagggtgtaccccgcctttcgcctgtagtcagctgggataggctccagcttgcctgcgaccctgtagaaggataaagcggctagagataatgagatgagatgagaaatagctaACAGAATATAGTCTCCCCcgatatcgcctgttccacactccaacccagttGGTGGCAGCAATGCACCTTTACGTTGGTTTGCTAACCGCCAAAAAACCAtagagaagaagaaaatggtggcgcgttttgctgaaccaaccgaaggcaaaataaaaactactcgaaaacaaaactctcaaaaataaaaaacctaaaaagcaacaaaatatggagtgaaagtatttcatgataagaatgcatctttttttatttttcaagaatgattattattatagcatttcactggtttgtttacatgctaagcggaaattattttttcggatgttttgtataaagttttaatttattgaattagca
This genomic window contains:
- the crabp1b gene encoding cellular retinoic acid-binding protein 1b isoform X2 produces the protein MPNFAGTWKMKSSENFEELLKALGVNAMLRKVACTAASKPSVEIRQNGEQFYIKTSTTVRTTEINFQIGQEFNEETVDGRKCKSLATWETENKIACRQTLLDGNGPKTYWTRELRGDELILAFWMVVW
- the crabp1b gene encoding cellular retinoic acid-binding protein 1b isoform X1, which translates into the protein MPNFAGTWKMKSSENFEELLKALGVNAMLRKVACTAASKPSVEIRQNGEQFYIKTSTTVRTTEINFQIGQEFNEETVDGRKCKSLATWETENKIACRQTLLDGNGPKTYWTRELRGDELILTFGADDVVCTRIYVRE